One Salvia splendens isolate huo1 chromosome 22, SspV2, whole genome shotgun sequence DNA segment encodes these proteins:
- the LOC121787788 gene encoding uncharacterized protein LOC121787788 yields MIKMEATDRMFNRRPMHEGRPLIGLQKKSTETKHATNQIPDLTNLMNDMFFGTTNGKDEKKVGLAVRDRCGDDFDSSTRSVSSRQTQEWLEEAKRMVASSPSRGGDSPSRLVSSPRFASSQGRLSSSSIIDRRDPFSRSARRHRAGQGISGEILSRTAANHTRNRSESNLDPPQPDSEPSSPAADLNSPNNNLGAPPLPPRQSFHRRTRFQTEPRSPLSHPITTNPPANSISISKRTFKNTSPNTNQQLLSPPKNLVESAHRRSLSSSTCSVPGSGLLSPPRNLVESAHRRSISSSTCRNDKIFQEDNVDNGLAKTKVSMDQEPNTSSKDHDFNSFLKDQRLKIEMLMNGEINGKAKIVLSGPSNSTSSMVAATCYAWLLENKNVASRKEAARNDNFVEFVVPVMNMRRGKMWKQRQAAWLFNHAGLDASSLLFSNEVDLETLMMEMQLSILVIGEDILKTNGEVGSACTVLTDNYCEDAYDLLQTPMLKKLLMAGILLDTQNLSPSPKLSMTRDAEAVQLLSVSSTPNYRNTLFDHLFQDHREADFYEVMCRVYGKPPNEIDWKNESPRERKTTSEKISPNKLIGQSDDHKNRDATNDTRMKKVSPVSGKPTVSPPVQNPINEQTKSNEANRGKNRNFFARLFGFGSK; encoded by the exons ATGATCAAAATGGAAGCCACAGATCGGATGTTCAACCGCCGCCCTATGCACGAAGGCCGGCCACTGATCGGGCTTCAGAAAAAATCAACAGAAACGAAGCATGCTACGAATCAAATACCCGATTTAACCAATTTAATGAACGACATGTTCTTTGGTACAACAAACGGCAAAGATGAGAAGAAAGTAGGATTAGCGGTCCGCGACCGCTGTGGCGATGATTTTGATTCGAGCACAAGGAGCGTGAGCAGCAGGCAGACTCAGGAGTGGTTGGAGGAGGCCAAGAGGATGGTGgcctcctccccctccagagGAGGTGATTCTCCCTCGCGACTCGTCTCCTCACCGAGATTTGCCTCGTCGCAAGGCCGGCTTTCCTCGTCATCTATTATTGATAGAAGAGATCCTTTCTCCAGATCCGCTAGAAG GCACAGAGCAGGCCAAGGAATAAGTGGGGAGATTCTTTCCAGAACAGCAGCAAATCATACCCGAAACAGATCCGAATCCAATTTGGATCCTCCGCAACCCGATTCGGAGCCATCATCCCCTGCAGCCGACCTCAACAGCCCAAACAACAACCTAGGGGCCCCACCCCTCCCTCCCCGCCAATCATTCCACCGCAGAACCCGGTTCCAAACCGAACCAAGATCACCGCTGTCACACCCAATCACAACCAACCCTCCCGCcaattccatttccatttccaaaCGAACTTTCAAAAACACCTCTCCAAATACCAATCAACAACTGCTCTCCCCGCCAAAGAACCTCGTCGAGTCGGCCCACCGGAGGTCACTGTCGTCGAGCACGTGCTCCGTGCCAGGCTCTGGCCTCCTCTCCCCGCCTCGGAACTTGGTGGAGTCGGCCCACCGGAGATCCATATCCTCATCCACCTGCAGAAACGACAAGATCTTTCAAGAGGACAATGTAGACAATGGGCTAGCCAAAACAAAAGTTTCAATGGATCAAGAACCGAACACCTCCTCGAAGGATCATGATTTCAATAGCTTCTTGAAAGATCAAAGACTCAAAATTGAGATGCTTATGAATGGAGAGATCAATGGAAAGGCCAAGATTGTGCTTTCTGGCCCCTCAAATA GTACAAGTTCAATGGTTGCAGCCACATGCTACGCGTGGCTGCTGGAGAACAAAAACGTCGCTAGCAGGAAGGAGGCAGCGCGAAACGACAATTTTGTCGAGTTTGTTGTGCCTGTTATGAACATGAGGAGAGGGAAAATGTGGAAGCAGCGCCAAGCAGCTTGGCTTTTCAATCATGCTGGACTTGATGCTTCTTCTCTGCTCTTTTCCAATGAG GTCGACTTGGAGACGCTGATGATGGAAATGCAGCTGAGCATTCTAGTAATTGGAGAAGACATCCTCAAGACAAATGGCGAG GTGGGCTCGGCGTGTACTGTTCTAACTGATAACTACTGTGAGGATGCATATGACCTCCTTCAGACACCAATGTTGAAGAAGCTACTG ATGGCAGGTATTCTGTTGGACACACAAAACTTGAGCCCTTCTCCCAAACTGTCAATGACTAGAGATGCTGAGGCAGTTCAGCTTCTATCAGTTTCCTCTACACCCAACTATAGGAATACTCTTTTTGATCACT TGTTTCAAGATCACAGAGAAGCAGATTTCTATGAAGTTATGTGTAGGGTTTATGGTAAACCACCCAATGAAA TTGATTGGAAAAATGAATCACCAAGGGAGCGTAAAACAACCTCGGAGAAGATCTCCCCTAACAAATTGATTGGACAAAGTGATGATCATAAGAACAGGGATGCAACAAATGACACAAGAATGAAGAAAGTCTCACCTGTTTCAG GCAAACCGACAGTGTCGCCTCCGGTCCAGAATCCAATCAATGAACAAACAAAATCGAACGAGGCCAATCGTGGCAAGAACAGAAACTTTTTTGCTAGACTATTTGGCTTCGGTTCAAAGTAG
- the LOC121786314 gene encoding uncharacterized protein LOC121786314, whose translation MTSLAITSFKSTISLHAIGKQVESVRQKGRSEFALLIVSDEDRYGKPEVRPPRLKDVVGFVDVSTELIQCGSASTLPVACYSQEPHAVGVTCLPSGCWRISRRLS comes from the exons ATGACAAGTCTCGCAATTACTTCTTTCAAGTCCACCATCAGCCTCCACGCCATCGGCAAACAGGTCGAGAGCGTGCGCCAGAAGGGCAGATCCGAATTCGCCCTCCTCATCGTCTCCGACGAAGACCGATACGGGAAACCTGAG GTTCGGCCTCCAAGGCTGAAGGATGTGGTTGGTTTCGTAGATGTGAGCACAGAACTGATACAATGTGGTTCGGCCTCAACATTACCAGTTGCCTGCTACTCTCAGGAGCCTCACGCTGTTGGAGTTACATGTCTACCCTCGGGTTGCTGGAGAATCTCGAGGCGCTTAAGCTGA
- the LOC121788060 gene encoding cytochrome P450 71A6-like, with protein sequence MQMGSLSHFLILLLSTPLILFFLHKWRRSHSSPSRKRPPPSPPKLPGLGNLHQMGQLPHRSIQSLSRRHGPLMLLHFGKVPVLVASSSEAAREIMKNQDLIFASRPKMSIPARLLYNCRDVAFAPYGEYWRRIRSVCVLHLLSSKRVQSFRRVMEEETSLMVEKIRSSSTGVINLRDAVASMTNDVISLVSLGKKSGGGERNFHRIIAELEELLGVVPLWEYIPWLSWMRRFDGVDGRIERVAKALDQFLESVIEEHRVRERSECDGDELDFVDILLDFQRENENGSGSSVDDDTIKAIILDMYAGGTDTTSTTLEWTMTELVRNPTTMKILQNEVREVVGSKIKIEERDLEKMLYLKAVTKESLRLHPPLPLLVPRELTQDTKVLGYDIVSGTRVLINAWAIARDSLLWEKPEQFYPERFLETNIDYKGLHFELTPFGSGRRGCPGVTFATTVYELALAKLVYNFDFELPNGVKIEELDVSESSGLTMHKKFPLLVVVSPRTC encoded by the exons atgcaaatgggttctctctcacatttcttGATTCTGCTCCTCTCCACTCCTCtcatcctcttcttcctccacaAATGGCGCCGCAGCCACTCTTCACCATCCCGAAAAAGGCCACCGCCGTCTCCTCCAAAGCTCCCGGGGTTGGGGAACCTCCACCAGATGGGGCAACTCCCCCACAGATCCATCCAGTCACTCTCCCGCCGCCACGGCCCCCTCATGCTTCTCCACTTCGGCAAGGTCCCCGTCCTCGTGGCCTCCTCATCCGAGGCGGCGCGAGAGATCATGAAAAACCAGGACCTGATCTTCGCAAGCAGGCCCAAAATGAGCATCCCCGCGAGACTCCTCTACAACTGCAGAGACGTGGCGTTCGCGCCCTACGGAGAGTACTGGCGCCGGATCCGCAGCGTATGCGTGCTTCACCTGCTGAGCAGCAAAAGGGTCCAATCCTTCCGCCGCGTCATGGAGGAAGAGACGTCCCTCATGGTGGAGAAGATCAGGTCTTCATCGACGGGTGTGATTAACTTGAGGGACGCGGTGGCGTCGATGACGAATGATGTGATCAGCTTGGTGTCGCTGGGGAAGAAGTCCGGTGGCGGAGAGAGGAATTTTCATCGAATTATAGCGGAGTTGGAGGAGCTGTTGGGGGTTGTACCTTTGTGGGAGTACATTCCATGGCTGAGTTGGATGAGAAGGTTTGATGGTGTGGATGGGAGAATTGAGAGAGTGGCTAAAGCATTAGATCAGTTTTTGGAGAGTGTGATTGAAGAGCATAGGGTTAGAGAAAGGAGTGAGTGTGATGGTGATGAGTTGGATTTTGTTGACATATTACTTGATTTCCAGAGGGAGAATGAGAATGGGAGCGGCTCTTCCGTTGATGATGACACTATCAAAGCTATCATCCTG GATATGTATGCTGGTGGAACCGATACTACATCCACAACTCTTGAATGGACGATGACAGAGCTTGTAAGAAATCCGACAACCATGAAAATACTCCAAAATGAAGTGAGAGAAGTAGTGGGAAGCAAGATCAAAATAGAAGAGAGGGACTTGGAGAAAATGCTCTATTTAAAAGCAGTGACAAAGGAGAGTTTGAGGTTGCATCCACCGCTCCCATTACTAGTTCCTCGTGAATTAACTCAAGACACAAAAGTACTAGGCTACGACATCGTATCAGGCACACGCGTTTTGATCAATGCTTGGGCAATTGCTAGGGATTCATTGTTATGGGAAAAACCCGAACAATTTTATCCGGAGAGATTCCTTGAGACGAACATAGACTACAAAGGCTTGCATTTCGAGCTGACCCCGTTTGGGTCAGGTAGGAGGGGTTGTCCTGGTGTTACATTCGCTACAACAGTCTATGAGCTTGCTTTAGCAAAGTTAGTGTATAACTTCGATTTCGAATTGCCTAATGGAGTAAAGATAGAGGAGTTGGATGTGAGTGAATCTAGTGGACTCACAATGCATAAAAAGTTTCCTTTACTTGTAGTAGTTTCTCCTCGTACTTGTTAA